One part of the Solea solea chromosome 1, fSolSol10.1, whole genome shotgun sequence genome encodes these proteins:
- the tmem236 gene encoding transmembrane protein 236, whose protein sequence is MPSAKTLKLILYEVLQFAALSVPIFVVMERFAGLVRDVRGQDQTAYWLVVAASIAYVTSVTLLVWVPIKYIILKQRRFLREVTQWRPAALAYLVLCTLPCFAILIASSKVQVDRGHRLDHFAELPVSLVLFSLICVDVIERIRPCRLTGQSDSLDPDLDYPGPILTHLEQVSTVSSQLQPDEGHNGLTQSHAEAKNGIASGRWQHFSGSPGRSTLSSRAPSTAYLYSSSSHPISYSGNLGFLWRKDGRSEMFVDSFLFWLDTVEMLRVAEEPSIFYSHWVFPIYIVSFLSTFRMIITPHNSLLSTAGILLQDFPFFVIRVALIVIFGSVTPLLYPMKNALVTLTFIYFTFLVRLRIFKRRSMF, encoded by the exons CATCCTGTACGAGGTGCTGCAGTTTGCAGCTCTTTCCGTACCGATCTTTGTCGTCATGGAGAGGTTTGCCGGCCTCGTGCGTGACGTGAGAGGACAAGATCAAACGGCCTATTGGCTCGTGGTGGCGGCGTCCATCGCCtatgtgacctctgtgaccctGCTGGTGTGGGTCcctattaaatatattattctGAAGCAGCGGAGGTTCCTGAGAGAGGTCACACAGTG gagACCCGCAGCGCTGGCGTATCTCGTCCTGTGCACGTTACCGTGCTTTGCTATTCTAATCGCCAGCTCCAAG GTGCAGGTGGACAGAGGACACAGGCTCGACCATTTTGCCGAGTTGCCCGTTTCCCTGGTGCTGTTCTCGCTCATCTGTGTGGACGTCATAGAGAGGATTCGTCCCTGCAGGCTCACTGGACAAT CAGACAGCCTGGATCCTGACCTTGACTATCCAGGCCCCATCCTCACCCACCTGGAACAGGTGAGCACTGTATCAAGCCAGCTGCAGCCTGATGAGGGCCACAACGGTCTGACCCAAAGCCACGCAGAGGCCAAAAATGGCATTGCCTCAGGCAGATGGCAGCACTTCTCCGGCTCGCCCGGCCGGTCGACTCTCAGCTCGCGAGCACCCAGCACTGCTTACCTTTACTCCTCATCCTCACATCCCATCTCCTACTCTGGAAATCTAGGCTTCCTGTGGAGGAAGGATGGGAGGTCAGAGATGTTCGTGGATAGTTTTCTCTTCTGGTTAGACACTGTGGAGATGTTGAGAGTAGCTGAGGAACCGTCAATCTTCTACTCACACTGGGTATTCCCTATCTACATTGTCAGCTTCCTGTCCACTTTTCGCATGATAATCACTCCTCACAACTCCCTGTTGTCCACTGCTGGCATTCTTCTGCAGGACTTTCCTTTCTTTGTCATTCGAGTCGCTCTGATTGTCATCTTTGGTTCCGTGACACCGCTCTTATACCCAATGAAGAATGCGTTGGTGACTTTGACATTTATCTACTTTACATTCTTGGTCAGGCTGAGGATTTTCAAAAGGCGGAGCATGTTTTGA